From the genome of Nitratidesulfovibrio sp.:
AAGCGCGGGTCGCGCACCACGTCCTTCATGGGCTTGCGGATGACCTCGTGCCGGGTGGAATAGGTGATGGAACCCCGAAAGTCGGCAAGATGCACGCTGACGGTAGGATAGCGCGCGGCGATGGCGTTGAATTTTTCCTCGGTGCCTTCGTCGTTGCCCTTGGACATGGGGTCGTTGATGGCCTCGAGCAGGATCTGGGCGGTGCGGGCGGAGGAATCGTGGATGAGATGGAGGGTGGTTTCCCGTTGCCAGTAGGAGTTGGTGAGGAACAACGCCGCGAAGACGATGACTGCGGTGCCCACGACCAGCATTTGCACCTTGGCGCCCAGCGAACGGGTGAACAGCATGCGACCCCCCGGTTTGTCCTGCGGCGCGAGCTCGCAGGGTGCCCGCCCCGGTGTTCCGGGGCGATGTGCCAATGGGTGGTCGGCGCGCGTGGTTGCGGCGGACGCATGGTGCAGCGCGCCGCGCATGGGGGCAGACACTGCCCGACTTCAGGTCGTCCCCCGCCGCGTGCCGACAAGACCCGGTATAGCGCCGTTCTCGTTTGCTATCGCTGTACTCAAGGGGCGGGGTTGCGTCAAGCAGGGGTGGAAAAAAACACAGGTTGTGCGTGCAGTTGGAATATGCTTGGTGCGACATGTTGCACCGGGCGTGGTGTGTTGCACAAGGGGGGAACGGTACGCCCGGCGGCGGCCCGAAGCCGGGTCAGCGGTCGCCAGACCCGGTGCCGGTGGGCTGGGCGGGTTCCGGGCGGGTCTGCGATTGTGCCTGCGGCCGGCTGCGCAATTGGGCCCGCAAGCGGGCATCCAACTGGTCGAGTTCTATGGGTTTGGCCAGGTAGTCGTTCATGCCCGCCGCCAGAAACCGCTCGCGGTCGCCCAGCATGGCGTGGGCGGTCAGGGCCACCACCGGCACCCACGGCGGGGTGGTGCCGGGGCTCACGGGCTCGCGCATGCGGATGAGCCGGGTAACGTCCATCCCGTCCATGTCGGGCATCTGGATGTCCATGAGTACCGCGTCGTAGCGGTTGCGGCCCAGCATTTCCAGAGCCTGCCGCCCTGAGGCGGCGCGGTCTGCCGCGTAGCCCAGCCGGGTCAGCAACCGTTGCGCGGTTATCAGGTTCACCTCGTCGTCATCCACCACCAGAATGCGCGGGGTATCCCCGGCGGCGTCCGGGGCATGGTCCCCCGCAGCACCCTTTCCCCCTGCCGTTTCGCCCTCTTTTGCTGGTTTTGCCGCCGCGTGGGGGGGCGGTGATGCGTTCGGGGTGGCGCCCTGGGTGCTGGCGGCTTCCGGAGCAGAGCCCGTTGCGTCCGGCGCTGCGGGCCGTCGGGGTGCGCGGCTCGCCTTGGGGGGGGCTTCTTCGGTACGCAGGGGCAGGGTGATGTGGAATTCGGTGCCCTCGCCGGGGGCGGTGTCCACGCAGATGCTGCCGCCCATGAGCCGGGTGAGCCGCCGCACGATGGCCAGTCCCAGGCCCGTGCCGCCGGGGCGCGCCGTGGCCGCGCTGCCCGTGGCGTAGTTGTCGAACAGGGTGCGCAGCCGCTCCGGCGCGAAGCCGACGCCCGTGTCGATGACCGCCATGTGGATGCAGGTCCGCTCTGCCGGGCCGCACCGCGGCAACGGGTATATTTCCACCCGCACTCCGCCCGTGTCGGTGCATTTGACCGCATTGGACACCAGGTTCACCAGCACCTGGCGAATGCGCCCGGCATCGCCCATGAGCGTGGCGGGCAGGTCCGGGGCGGTCAGCACCTCGAAGGTCAGCCCCTTGGCCTGGGTCTGGTGGGCCAGCATGGCGTGCACGGGTTCTGTCACCTGGGCCATGCTGAACGGTTCTTCCACCAGCGGCAGCGCGCCCGCCTCCATGCGCGAGATGTCCAGGATGTCGTCGAGGATGCGCAGCAGGTTGCGGCTGGCGCCCAGGGCCGTGTCCACGCAGTCTTCCTGGTCGTCGGAAAGCCGAGTGCCGCGCAGCAGTTGCAGCATGCCCATGATGCCGTTGATGGGGGTGCGCACCTCGTGGCTCATGACCGCGATGAATTCCGACTTGGAACGGTTGGCCTTCTCCGCCGTATCCCTGGCCTGGCGCAGTTCGTCCTCGGCGCGGGTGCGCCGGGTGACGTCCGCGAACATCACCGCGATCTGGCGGCTGCCGGTGCGGAATACCCACAGGTCCACAAAGGCCCACCCGGCGGGCAGCCACCCGGCGCTGGCATGGGCCGAGACGCTGAACGTCCCGCCCTTGATGGCGATGGAGCCGAAGATGGTGGGCAGGTTGGTGGCGGCGATGCCGGGCAGGGCCTCGGTCAGCCGCCGCCCCAGCATGCTCCGGCCGGTGATGTGCAGGGCCGTGTCGGCAGTGGGATTCACCGCCTCTATGCGCAGGTGTTCGGCCTGGTCCAGGGTGAGCAGCAAGAGACCCAGCGGGGCGCCTTCGACGATGGAGCGGAATCGGGCCTCCACTTCGCGCAGTTGCTGTTCCGACTGCCTGCGCTCGGTGATGTCGTGGAACATGCCCACGACCACGTCGCGATTGCCCACGCGCAGCACCCTGGCCTTGACCAGCATGTCGCGTTCTATGCCAGCCTTGGTGCGCATGGGCATTTCCGCGGGCATTTCCATGGGGTGTTCGCGCAGGGTGTTGAAGCGCCCGCCAAAGCCGTTGCGGTGCGCCCTGTCCGGGTGCAGTTGACGCTGGTGCATGCCCACCAGTTCATCGCGGGTGTAGCCGAACACCTGCTGGGCAGCCCGGTTGGCGTCCAGAATGAGGCCGGTATCCGCGTCGGCCAGCAGAATGGCGTCCATGGCGTTGTCGAATACGGCGCGGTAGCGGGCCTCGTTGTCGTGCAGTTCGGCGGTGAAGGCTTCGCGTTCGCGCAGGCGGCTGGCGAGGATGGCGGCCATGGTGTCCACGCTGAAGGCCAACTGGCCGATTTCGCCCATGTCGTGGCGAATGCCGGTACGCGTGCCCAACTGGCCTTCGCCGATGCGGGTGGCTGTGGCGGCGATGTGCGACAGGGGCCGGGCCACCAGCCTGCCGCCGATGCTCCAGGCCACGGCCAGGGTCACGGCCATGGCGCCGCCGAGCAGCAGCAGGGCACGGTTGCGCGCGGCCCGCACCGGAGCCAGCACGGCATCTTCGGGCAGGCCCACGATGATGTTCATGTACGCGGCCGCTTCCGGATACAGGCGCAGGCGGGTGAACCCGTACAGCCGTCTGGTTCCGTCCAGCCCCACGCGGGTAGCCTGACCGTTGTCCATCGAACTGCGCACCATGTCCCACGCCTCGCGCCGGATGGGAGCGCCGGGCGGATTCATGCCCATGGCGGGGCGATAGGCCAGGCGGATGCCCCGGTGGTCGGACAGGCTGAGGATGGAACCCTGCGGCAGGAGCAGCTTGTCGAAGAACGAGTCGTAATGGTCGAGGCGGATGGGGGCCGCCAGCACCCCGTACACATGCCCTTCGCCGTCGATGAGGGGCAACGCGAAGTGAAAGGTGGCTTCCCGCAGGGTACGGGCAACCACGTATTCGCCGCTGGAAAAGCGTTTTTCGCGCACGGCGCTGCGAAAGTACATGCGGTCGGAAAAATTCAGGGGGGCTTCGTCGGAGGGGGAGGCGAGGGGGCGTCCCGAGGCCACGAGGTCGCCGTTGATGTCGATGGCGAGCAGGTTCAGCAGGGTGTTGTCGCCGGAGAGCGTGTCGCGGAAGATGCTTTCGCAGGCGGCGGGGTCCAGCCGCCGCACGTCGGACAGGGCGGCAAGGGTGGTCAGTATCTGGCGGGCGCTGTCGGTCACGCGTTCCTGCAACACCGCGATGCTGTTGGTGGTGCGCATGATCGAGGCATCTGCCTCTGCCTGTAGCTGCGAGGCGTAGCGGTGGGAATCGTACAGGATGACCCCGAACGAGGGCAGGGCCGCCAGAAGGGCTACCCAGACCAGGGTGACGCGGATGGAGAACATGTGCGACCGCATGGCGACTCCTGGCGCGGACGGCTTTACGACCGGGCTGCGGCCGTTGGAAGCTGCCAGTATCATGGCACGCTTTTTTGCCGTGCGCCACAGCAAATCATGCCGTGAGCGCAAGGTGACACCGCGGGGCAAAGAAACGGGCGTATCGGGTGACCGGGATCGGGCAAACCGGAAAGGACAAACGGGGCAGGCCGCAAGGCCCGCCCCGTGAGGTGATGTAGGTGTGTTGCCGTGTCGCGCAGCCGTCCTGGCCCGCGCCAACGGTCAAAAGGGCACGCTGGCTACCAGTTGAAGGTGGCCTTGAACGAGCGGGCCAGCCCTTCCACGCCTTCCGCCAGCAGGGGGGCGCCCTGCGCGGTGACGGCAAGGACGGCATCCGCCGTCACCTCGCCGATGCAGGCGCAGGCGGACCCGGCAAAGTGCGCCTCAAAGGCGGCGGCGTTGCCCGGCTTCACGGTGACCAGCAGTCGGCTGGCGGATTCGGCATACAGCAGTTCCGTGGCGGTCATGTCGTCTGCAACAGGCGCGGCGGCAATGTCGCACCGCGCGCCCAGCCGCCCGCCCACGGCCATTTCGGCCAGGGCCACGGCAAGGCCGCCGTCGGACAGGTCGTGGCAGGCGGTGACGAGGCCCGCGTTGATGGCCGCGTGCAGGGCGCGGTAGCGGGCCATGGCGGCCAGCGCGTCCACCTGGGGCACCTGGGCGCCCACGGTGTTCAACTGGTCGGCGATTTCGCTGCCGCCCAGTTCGCGGAAGGTGTCGCCCAGCAGGTACACCTTGTCGCCGGGCTGCTTGAAGTCGGAGGTGACGGCCCGGTTCACGTCATCCATGACGCCCAGCACCGAGTACAGCACCGTGGGCGGGATGGAGATTTTCACCCCGCCGCCGAAGTAGTCGTTCTTCATGGAGTCCTTGCCGGAGATGCAGGGCACCCCGTAGGCAAGGCAGAAGTGGGCCAGGGCCTGGTTGGCGCGCACCAGTTGGGCCAGCTTGTACTGGCCGTCGGGGGTCTTTTCCGACTGCACCGGGTCGCACCAGCAGAAGTTGTCGGTGCCGGCCATGCGGTCGGGGTCGCCGCCCACGGCCACGGCGTTGCGCACCGCCTCGTCGATGGCATTGGCCATCATCCAGTAGGTGTCGTAATCGCTGAACTTGGGGCAGATGCCGTGCGAAAGCACGATGCCCGCCTCGCTGTCCAGCAGGGGGCGCACCACGGCGGCGTCCGCCGGGCCGTCGCGCTTGACGCCGACGAGGGGCTTCACCACGCTGCCGCCCTTCACCTCGTGGTCGTACTGGCGGATCAGGTATTCCTTGCTGCAGATGTTCAGGCGGCCCAGCATGGCGTGCAGCAGCGGGCCCTGCTCGGCAGGGGCCGGGTTCAGCCTGCACTCGCATTCGGGGGCGACGGACGGGCGTTCCCACACGGCGGAAAGTTGCATCTGGGGCACGCCGTCATGCAGGAAGTCCATGTCCAGGCAGGCCACCTGCCTGTCGCCGTACACCACGTGGAAGCGCCCCGATTCGGTGAACTCGCCCAGCGGGGTAAGCTCCACGTCCATTTCCTTGGCCAGGGCCAGGAAGGCGTCCAGCTTTTGCGGCGGCACGGCCAGGGTCATGCGTTCCTGCGCTTCCGACAGCAGGATTTCCCACGGGCGCAGGCCGTCGTACTTCAGCGGGGCGCGCGAAAGGTCCAGACGGCAGCCGCCGGTATCCTGGGCCATTTCGCCCACGGACGAGGAAAGGCCGCCCGCGCCGTTGTCGGTGATGGCGTTGTACAGGCCCATGTCGCGGGCGCGCATGATGCAGTCGTACATCTTGCGCTGGGTGATGGGGTCGCCGATCTGCACTGCCGTGGCCGGGGAGCCTTCGTGCAGTTCTTCGGACGAGAAGGTGGCCCCGTGGATGCCGTCCTTGCCGATGCGCCCACCCGCCATGACGATGATGTCGCCGGGCAGGGCCTTCTTGTACCAGCCGGGGCGGCCATGAATTTCCTTGGGCAGCATGCCCACGGTGCCGCAGTACACCAGCGGCTTGCCGAGGTAGCGTTCGTCGAACACGATGGAGCCGTTGACGGTGGGAATGCCCGACTTGTTGCCGCCGTGCTCAACGCCCTCGCGCACGCCTTCCATGACCCGGCGGGGGTGCAGCAGGCGGGGGGGCAGTTCGCCTTCGTGGAAGGGCGAGGCAAAGCAGAACACGTCGGTGTTGCACAAGAGTTCCGCGCCAAGGCCGGTGCCCATGGGGTCGCGGTTCACGCCCACGATGCCGGTCAGCGCGCCGCCGTAGGGGTCCAGCGCCGAGGGGCTGTTGTGGGTTTCCACCTTGATGCACACGTCGTGGGTGTCGTTGAAGGCGATGACCCCGGCGTTATCCTTGAACACCGAACGGCAGAAGTCGCGATCGCCGAGGCGCTGGCGGATGGTTTTGGTGGAACCCTGAATGTACGTCTTGTACAGGCTGTCCACCACCTCGCGGCGGCCCGTTTCGCGGTTCTCGTAGTCGATGCGGGCAGAAAATATCTTGTGCTTGCAGTGCTCGGACCAGGTCTGGGCCAGCACTTCGATTTCCGCGTCGGTGGGGTCGGCAGGCAGGCCCATGACGGCGCGGCCTTGGCGCACGGCGGGGTCCGCGTAGTAGGCGCGGATGGCGTGCAACTCTTCCAGACTGAGGGCCAGGGTATTCTCGCGGCTGAAGGCCATCATGGCCGCGTCGTCCATGGTGGACAGCGGGATTATGGCAACTTCGTCGCTCGATGCCCCGGTCACCTGCGCGGCCTGCGGGACAAAGCCGGGTTCGGCTGCCCATTCGTCGCGGCTTTTCAGGACAAAGCGCTGGATGAGCTCGTTGGCCAGCAGGTCGCGGGCGATGTGCTCCATGTCCGCGCGGGACAGGGGCGTGTCCCTGGCGCAGGTCACGTGGAACTGGGCCGAGGTGTACACGGCGATGGCGCGGCGGTCGGCACCCAGCACCAGAGCCAGGGTGTCGCGCGCGGTGCGGCCCTCGTTGTCGGTGACGCCGGGGCGAAAGCCCACTTCCAGCACCCAGTCCGCCGGGGCCGCGCCCTGCGGGGCGGGCAGCAGGTCCAGCGCGGCGTCCTGCAATACGGGGTCGTGCAGCACGCCCTTAGCCACCATGCGGGCCAGTGCGCCTTCCGAAAGGCCATCCACGGTGAACACCCTGACGAGGCGCACGGATTCCACGTTCAGGCCCAGCGAGGCCCGGATCTTGGCGGCGACGTTGCGGCCCACGGTATCGGTGACCTGCGGCCGAAGGCCAACTTCTATGCGCCGAAGCATGACTGACTCCTGAGGGTGTTTGGGGGTGCGAGCGGTTGGCTCTCCATAAAGGCAAACGCCGCGCTTTGCAAATACGTGAAGGGGGTGGGCGGCGAGGCTGGCGGAGCGGGGGGAGGGAAGGTAGCGGCTTGATTGAAGGCGTTTTCTACGGAAAATCTCCAGTACGTTCGGAGGCGCTCGATTTCGTTATGCCTCCGGCGGGCAGGGGGCCGCTGAGCGGCAGCCCCCTGCACCCCCGCGCTCCAGGGGGGCTTCGCCACCCCTGGACCCCCGGCGTTTCTGGCGCCGCATTCCTAATGCCGGGCAGCTTCCCTTCGGCGCAAGGCGCCTTCGGGTGATCTGCCCGGCGGAATGCGCATGCGCACGCGGCTCCCGTAGTTTTGGCGGTAGCGGCCTTTGGCGCGCTGGTCGTGAGGACTTCAGCGCCATTCTCATGGGGATCAGGCGTGTGCACGGTTGGCCGCAGCTCGCCGCAGGCCATGACGTGGCAGAAAATCAAAACCGGAGCAATGTTCCCAAGGGGGGCTACAACAACGCCTGCATCAGGGCCTCGCGGCCCGCATCGCCGGCGAGGTCGGCGGGGGTGAATTCCCGTTGCGGCCTGCCGTCGGCAAAGATGACCACCCGGTCGGCCAGGCGCATGGCCTGGCCCAGGCTGTGCGACACCATCAGCACCGGGCGGTGGGCGGCCAGGCGGCGCACCAGTTGTTCCACGTCGCGGGTGGTGGCCGCGTCCAGCGAGGCGGTGGGCTCGTCCAGCAGCAGGATGTCCGGTTGCAGGATCAGCATGCGGGCCAGACACAGCCGCTGCTGCTGCCCGCCGGAAAGCTGGGCGGCGGGGCGGTCCAGCCGCTGGCGCACGTCGTCCCACAGGCCCACGTCGGTCAGCACGGCCTGCATGCGGGCCGGGGCGTCGGGCAGTTGCCCGCGCACCAGTTCCAGCGGCAGCAGCAGGTTGCGACGGATGCTCATGGGCAGCACGTTGGGCGTCTGG
Proteins encoded in this window:
- a CDS encoding phosphate ABC transporter ATP-binding protein, producing the protein MELNLRVPEPGLRVTGLCVSFHGRPAVKDASLDLPRAGVTVLLGRSGSGKTTFLRALNRLNECFPGCETTGSIVLYPGKADGTGHADGEPGTPCDVPGPAGPCDLLGPDEPCDILGPNGPALTELRRRVGMVFQTPNVLPMSIRRNLLLPLELVRGQLPDAPARMQAVLTDVGLWDDVRQRLDRPAAQLSGGQQQRLCLARMLILQPDILLLDEPTASLDAATTRDVEQLVRRLAAHRPVLMVSHSLGQAMRLADRVVIFADGRPQREFTPADLAGDAGREALMQALL
- a CDS encoding AIR synthase-related protein, producing MLRRIEVGLRPQVTDTVGRNVAAKIRASLGLNVESVRLVRVFTVDGLSEGALARMVAKGVLHDPVLQDAALDLLPAPQGAAPADWVLEVGFRPGVTDNEGRTARDTLALVLGADRRAIAVYTSAQFHVTCARDTPLSRADMEHIARDLLANELIQRFVLKSRDEWAAEPGFVPQAAQVTGASSDEVAIIPLSTMDDAAMMAFSRENTLALSLEELHAIRAYYADPAVRQGRAVMGLPADPTDAEIEVLAQTWSEHCKHKIFSARIDYENRETGRREVVDSLYKTYIQGSTKTIRQRLGDRDFCRSVFKDNAGVIAFNDTHDVCIKVETHNSPSALDPYGGALTGIVGVNRDPMGTGLGAELLCNTDVFCFASPFHEGELPPRLLHPRRVMEGVREGVEHGGNKSGIPTVNGSIVFDERYLGKPLVYCGTVGMLPKEIHGRPGWYKKALPGDIIVMAGGRIGKDGIHGATFSSEELHEGSPATAVQIGDPITQRKMYDCIMRARDMGLYNAITDNGAGGLSSSVGEMAQDTGGCRLDLSRAPLKYDGLRPWEILLSEAQERMTLAVPPQKLDAFLALAKEMDVELTPLGEFTESGRFHVVYGDRQVACLDMDFLHDGVPQMQLSAVWERPSVAPECECRLNPAPAEQGPLLHAMLGRLNICSKEYLIRQYDHEVKGGSVVKPLVGVKRDGPADAAVVRPLLDSEAGIVLSHGICPKFSDYDTYWMMANAIDEAVRNAVAVGGDPDRMAGTDNFCWCDPVQSEKTPDGQYKLAQLVRANQALAHFCLAYGVPCISGKDSMKNDYFGGGVKISIPPTVLYSVLGVMDDVNRAVTSDFKQPGDKVYLLGDTFRELGGSEIADQLNTVGAQVPQVDALAAMARYRALHAAINAGLVTACHDLSDGGLAVALAEMAVGGRLGARCDIAAAPVADDMTATELLYAESASRLLVTVKPGNAAAFEAHFAGSACACIGEVTADAVLAVTAQGAPLLAEGVEGLARSFKATFNW
- a CDS encoding response regulator, translating into MRSHMFSIRVTLVWVALLAALPSFGVILYDSHRYASQLQAEADASIMRTTNSIAVLQERVTDSARQILTTLAALSDVRRLDPAACESIFRDTLSGDNTLLNLLAIDINGDLVASGRPLASPSDEAPLNFSDRMYFRSAVREKRFSSGEYVVARTLREATFHFALPLIDGEGHVYGVLAAPIRLDHYDSFFDKLLLPQGSILSLSDHRGIRLAYRPAMGMNPPGAPIRREAWDMVRSSMDNGQATRVGLDGTRRLYGFTRLRLYPEAAAYMNIIVGLPEDAVLAPVRAARNRALLLLGGAMAVTLAVAWSIGGRLVARPLSHIAATATRIGEGQLGTRTGIRHDMGEIGQLAFSVDTMAAILASRLREREAFTAELHDNEARYRAVFDNAMDAILLADADTGLILDANRAAQQVFGYTRDELVGMHQRQLHPDRAHRNGFGGRFNTLREHPMEMPAEMPMRTKAGIERDMLVKARVLRVGNRDVVVGMFHDITERRQSEQQLREVEARFRSIVEGAPLGLLLLTLDQAEHLRIEAVNPTADTALHITGRSMLGRRLTEALPGIAATNLPTIFGSIAIKGGTFSVSAHASAGWLPAGWAFVDLWVFRTGSRQIAVMFADVTRRTRAEDELRQARDTAEKANRSKSEFIAVMSHEVRTPINGIMGMLQLLRGTRLSDDQEDCVDTALGASRNLLRILDDILDISRMEAGALPLVEEPFSMAQVTEPVHAMLAHQTQAKGLTFEVLTAPDLPATLMGDAGRIRQVLVNLVSNAVKCTDTGGVRVEIYPLPRCGPAERTCIHMAVIDTGVGFAPERLRTLFDNYATGSAATARPGGTGLGLAIVRRLTRLMGGSICVDTAPGEGTEFHITLPLRTEEAPPKASRAPRRPAAPDATGSAPEAASTQGATPNASPPPHAAAKPAKEGETAGGKGAAGDHAPDAAGDTPRILVVDDDEVNLITAQRLLTRLGYAADRAASGRQALEMLGRNRYDAVLMDIQMPDMDGMDVTRLIRMREPVSPGTTPPWVPVVALTAHAMLGDRERFLAAGMNDYLAKPIELDQLDARLRAQLRSRPQAQSQTRPEPAQPTGTGSGDR